In one window of Nicotiana tabacum cultivar K326 chromosome 12, ASM71507v2, whole genome shotgun sequence DNA:
- the LOC107788518 gene encoding agamous-like MADS-box protein AGL66 isoform X1 has product MGRVKLQIKKIENTTNRQVTFSKRRNGLIKKAYELSVLCDVDVALIMFSPSGRISTFSGNKSIEDIMARYVNLPEHDRGRLHNQEHLQRAIAKLKCETDRTYQAASSPASVDSQIEEFQQEILKYKTQLEDMDRRLRMYEGDLCEITTVCEAQYREEILQETLKQVQARKHVLEETYSSPQRQTAPQPQMDFASQNVNVVNNVATSDSIPNTSSNTFMDWVPRSQRDPHVQILNFLDSNGLLPFRDEADQRMENMLPPSLTQLHTPNVSAVVTDHLSPPNNRFENDPPRPTSSFEGIIDVNNAPWPPLYPTGNDPFPEAQPRERALLELFLSQLTPVNQDHL; this is encoded by the exons ATGGGGAGAGTAAAGCTTCAGATCAAAAAAATAGAGAATACAACAAATAGGCAAGTCACTTTCTCTAAAAGAAGGAATGGTCTTATCAAGAAAGCTTATGAACTTTCTGTCCTTTGTGATGTTGATGTTGCCCTTATTATGTTCTCTCCTTCTGGTAGAATTAGTACTTTTTCTGGAAATAAAAG CATTGAAGATATTATGGCACGTTATGTTAATCTCCCCGAACATGATCGAGGACG TTTACACAACCAAGAG CATCTCCAAAGGGCTATTGCTAAGCTAAAATGTGAAACAGATCGAACGTATCAAGCAGCCAG CAGCCCAGCGAGCGTTGATTCCCAAATAGAG GAATTTCAACAAGAAATTCTTAAATACAAGACTCAACTAGAAGACATGGATAGGCGACTAAG AATGTATGAAGGAGATTTGTGCGAAATCACCACAGTATGTGAGGCACAATATAGGGAAGAAATACTCCAAGAAACACTAAAGCAAGTTCAAGCTCGAAAA CACGTATTGGAGGAAACATATAGCTCTCCCCAAAGACAAACCGCTCCACAGCCACAG ATGGATTTTGCATCACAGAATGTGAACGTGGTGAATAATGTGGCAACAAGTGATTCAATTCCAAATACTAGTTCAAATACATTCATGGATTGGGTTCCACGCTCACAAAGAGATCCTCACGTCCAAATTCTGAATTTTCTTGATTCCAATGGGCTTCTTCCCTTCag AGACGAAGCTGATCAACGCATGGAAAACATGTTACCACCATCTTTAACTCAACTTCACACTCCAAATGTCTCTGCAGTAGTAACAGATCATCTGAGTCCACCAAATAATCGATTTGAAAATGATCCACCACGTCCAACGTCCTCGTTTGAAGGCATCATTGATGTCAATAATGCTCCGTGGCCACCATTGTATCCAACAG GAAATGATCCCTTTCCTGAGGCACAACCCAGAGAACGAGCACTCCTTGAACTCTTCTTGTCTCAACTCACTCCGGTGAACCAAGATCACCTATAA
- the LOC107788518 gene encoding agamous-like MADS-box protein AGL66 isoform X2 gives MGRVKLQIKKIENTTNRQVTFSKRRNGLIKKAYELSVLCDVDVALIMFSPSGRISTFSGNKSIEDIMARYVNLPEHDRGRLHNQEHLQRAIAKLKCETDRTYQAASPASVDSQIEEFQQEILKYKTQLEDMDRRLRMYEGDLCEITTVCEAQYREEILQETLKQVQARKHVLEETYSSPQRQTAPQPQMDFASQNVNVVNNVATSDSIPNTSSNTFMDWVPRSQRDPHVQILNFLDSNGLLPFRDEADQRMENMLPPSLTQLHTPNVSAVVTDHLSPPNNRFENDPPRPTSSFEGIIDVNNAPWPPLYPTGNDPFPEAQPRERALLELFLSQLTPVNQDHL, from the exons ATGGGGAGAGTAAAGCTTCAGATCAAAAAAATAGAGAATACAACAAATAGGCAAGTCACTTTCTCTAAAAGAAGGAATGGTCTTATCAAGAAAGCTTATGAACTTTCTGTCCTTTGTGATGTTGATGTTGCCCTTATTATGTTCTCTCCTTCTGGTAGAATTAGTACTTTTTCTGGAAATAAAAG CATTGAAGATATTATGGCACGTTATGTTAATCTCCCCGAACATGATCGAGGACG TTTACACAACCAAGAG CATCTCCAAAGGGCTATTGCTAAGCTAAAATGTGAAACAGATCGAACGTATCAAGCAGCCAG CCCAGCGAGCGTTGATTCCCAAATAGAG GAATTTCAACAAGAAATTCTTAAATACAAGACTCAACTAGAAGACATGGATAGGCGACTAAG AATGTATGAAGGAGATTTGTGCGAAATCACCACAGTATGTGAGGCACAATATAGGGAAGAAATACTCCAAGAAACACTAAAGCAAGTTCAAGCTCGAAAA CACGTATTGGAGGAAACATATAGCTCTCCCCAAAGACAAACCGCTCCACAGCCACAG ATGGATTTTGCATCACAGAATGTGAACGTGGTGAATAATGTGGCAACAAGTGATTCAATTCCAAATACTAGTTCAAATACATTCATGGATTGGGTTCCACGCTCACAAAGAGATCCTCACGTCCAAATTCTGAATTTTCTTGATTCCAATGGGCTTCTTCCCTTCag AGACGAAGCTGATCAACGCATGGAAAACATGTTACCACCATCTTTAACTCAACTTCACACTCCAAATGTCTCTGCAGTAGTAACAGATCATCTGAGTCCACCAAATAATCGATTTGAAAATGATCCACCACGTCCAACGTCCTCGTTTGAAGGCATCATTGATGTCAATAATGCTCCGTGGCCACCATTGTATCCAACAG GAAATGATCCCTTTCCTGAGGCACAACCCAGAGAACGAGCACTCCTTGAACTCTTCTTGTCTCAACTCACTCCGGTGAACCAAGATCACCTATAA